The following are encoded together in the Oncorhynchus masou masou isolate Uvic2021 chromosome 5, UVic_Omas_1.1, whole genome shotgun sequence genome:
- the LOC135536653 gene encoding germ cell-specific gene 1-like protein, producing the protein MKTTRKCRALLSVSMNLLALFFSITAFITTYWCVGTQRVPKPKCTKLRTHNCIDYGVNETDPKVVVYSWETGDDRFLFRQFHTGIWFSCAENIHDEGEKCRSFIDLAPASERGVLWLSVVSEMLYIVLLIVGFSLMCLELVHSSTSNMIDGLKLNAFAAIFTVLSGLLGMVAHMMYTQVFQVTVTLGPADWRPYNWDYGWSFCMAWASFTCCMGASVTTLNSYTKTVIEFRHKRKTFVQSIRKEQARQALGYYRDHSLRSISQTVEVYTQTPYSSGIRTHVPAASLDPSDVSETLGEDQC; encoded by the exons ATGAAGACCACTCGCAAGTGCAGGGCACTGCTGTCCGTTAGTATGAATCTTTTAGCACTATTTTTCTCAATAACTGCTTTCATCACAACATACTGGTGCGTCGGCACGCAGCGCGTCCCCAAGCCGAAGTGCACTAAACTTCGTACGCACAACTGCATCGATTATGGAGTGAACGAGACGGACCCCAAAGTAGTGGTGTACAGTTGGGAAACGGGGGACGACCGGTTCCTATTCAGACAGTTCCACACCGGGATCTGGTTCTCCTGTGCGGAGAATATCCATGATGAAG GTGAGAAATGCAGGAGCTTTATCGATCTGGCTCCGGCTTCGGAgagag GTGTCCTATGGCTGTCGGTGGTCTCTGAGATGCTCTACATAGTCCTGTTGATAGTGGGTTTCAGCCTGATGTGTCTAGAACTGGTTCACTCCAGCACCAGCAACATGATAGATGGACTGAAACTGAACGCCTTCGCTGCAATCTTCACCGTCCTCTCAG GGCTCCTGGGTATGGTGGCCCACATGATGTACACACAGGTGTTCCAGGTGACAGTCACCCTGGGCCCTGCAGACTGGAGGCCCTATAACTGGGACTACGGATGGTCCTTCtg CATGGCCTGGGCATCCTTCACTTGCTGCATGGGTGCATCAGTCACCACCCTCAACTCCTACACCAAGACTGTCATCGAGTTCCGACACAAACGCAAGACCTTCGTGCAGAGCATCCGAAAGGAGCAGGCGCGTCAGGCGTTGGGATACTACCGCGATCACTCCCTGCGCTCCATATCCCAAACCGTGGAGGTGTACACACAGACGCCGTATAGCAGTGGTATTAGGACGCACGTACCGGCCGCGTCGTTAGACCCGAGTGACGTATCAGAGACTCTGGGGGAAGACCAGTGCTGA